The following coding sequences lie in one Anticarsia gemmatalis isolate Benzon Research Colony breed Stoneville strain chromosome 16, ilAntGemm2 primary, whole genome shotgun sequence genomic window:
- the LOC142979277 gene encoding 3-oxoacyl-[acyl-carrier-protein] reductase FabG-like: MSFENKVVLVTGGSTGIGAAIAIKMSTQRAKVAIVARNEERLKIVSETCERNGSETLVIIADVTKDARKIVSDTVQRFGRIDVLVNNAGMFDLVSILDPFAMEKFDHIFRTNLRSVVQLTHLAAPHLIQTKGNIINISSAGSTGIFFSENFSYCSSKAGLDHFSRCVALELAAKGVRVNCVNPGPVRTNFIERATLDEEERDKLLDKINKTTALGKVADPEEIADIVLFLASDTAKSITGSTYVIDNGLLLKGMSE, translated from the coding sequence ATGAGTTTTGAAAATAAGGTTGTACTAGTGACCGGTGGTAGTACAGGCATAGGAGCAGCAATAGCGATAAAAATGTCAACACAACGTGCCAAAGTAGCAATAGTCGCACGGAACGAGGAAAGGCTCAAAATTGTATCAGAAACGTGTGAACGGAACGGAAGTGAGACTTTAGTTATAATTGCCGATGTGACCAAAGACGCTCGTAAAATTGTAAGTGATACTGTGCAACGTTTTGGAAGAATTGACGTGTTAGTGAACAATGCGGGCATGTTCGACCTCGTTAGTATCCTGGACCCGTTCGCCATGGAAAAGTTTGATCATATCTTCAGAACGAATCTTCGGTCCGTAGTTCAGCTAACACATCTAGCGGCGCCGCATCTCATCCAAACCAAAGGAAATATAATCAATATCTCAAGTGCCGGTTCAACAGGAATCTTTTTTTCTGAAAACTTTTCGTATTGCTCATCGAAAGCGGGCTTGGACCATTTCTCAAGGTGTGTTGCATTAGAACTTGCGGCGAAAGGAGTTCGAGTGAATTGTGTTAATCCAGGGCCTGTGCGGACTAATTTTATAGAACGTGCGACTTTAGATGAAGAAGAACGAGATAAACttttggataaaataaataaaacaactgcACTCGGTAAAGTTGCCGATCCGGAAGAAATTGCTGATATTGTCTTGTTTTTGGCGAGCGATACTGCGAAAAGTATAACGGGGTCGACGTATGTAATAGATAATGGATTATTATTGAAAGGAATGtctgaataa